One genomic segment of Mobula hypostoma chromosome 2, sMobHyp1.1, whole genome shotgun sequence includes these proteins:
- the romo1 gene encoding reactive oxygen species modulator 1 encodes MPVTVGPYGQSQPSCFDRVKMGFMMGCAVGMAAGALFGTFSCLRLGLRGRELLGGVGKTMMQSGGTFGTFMAIGMGIRC; translated from the exons ATGCCAGTCACAGTGGGACCGTACGGGCAGTCACAACCTAGCTGCTTTGACAGGGTGAAGATGGGATTCATGATGGGCTGTGCCGTTGGCATGGCTGCTGGAGCACTGTTCGGCACCTTCTCCTGCCTCAG GCTGGGACTGAGGGGCCGTGAGCTGCTGGGTGGAGTTGGGAAGACCATGATGCAGAGCGGAGGCACATTTGGAACCTTCATGGCTATTGGAATGGGAATCCGATGCTGA